GTATGTTATATGGTCACTGTttcaggaaatgaaaatgaagctGATTGGATATGCTGTAAGTTTTACCAATtgttcaaaagataaaaaaaaaggccattaCTGACATATAACATATCAGTTGAATACCTCAAAGAACAGTGCCAATGAGGATGTAAACAAGGTATAAATCTACATTGTCGTATCTACGAGATTAACCTTAGCAACGACCTATCCTCTGCACAGTACGCAAGTATTGGCCATATCTATCCACTTTAATCTCGTTTAAACTACATCAAAACACAGTCTTCGTccgttttctcatttttatttggtCCGGATGGCGTCACTTCCTGCGTAACGACATCTGCCACAGCTCCAGCCCCACGAACCGCTATTCTGGCACTGGTGTTCGTGACACCGAAAGCTACTTTCCCTACTGTGGTAGTGACGTCGAAAGCTGCTTTTCCTACTGAAGAAGTGACATCGAAAGCTGCTTTTCCTACAGAAGTAGTGACGCCCAAAGCTGCTTTTCCTATGTTTGGGATTAGTGGGACGGATTTTTTAGCGCTAGCGGTTCTGCTATTTAGGGGCACGGCGTATGCCCCACTGGACGAAGAAGAGGGAGGAGTTTTCGGCGGTGGCCCCCAAGATTCCTGGGCCGGTCTCGAATCGAAAAGGGACGAAGCGTGGAGCGTGTCGACCGAAGGCGCGCTCTGTGACCTCGCCTTCTTCTCCAGAATTCTCCTCTCGATTTCGGTCTTCTCGAAGGACAGGTAGCGGGTGGCGTGGAACTCGACCCTCTCCAGAATCGTGACGTACAGCTCCAAGAGCTCGTCGAGTTTCTGGCAGAGCTCTCCGCGCGTGATGGGATCGTCGCCGTCACGATGGCGGCTCAGGACGCTGTTCCCCAGGCTCTTGATCTCCAGAACCTTCGTCAGTATGACGTCGGAGGGCGGCAGGCCGCAGGCGTGTTCCACGAGACGCCAGAGGATGGGCAGATCGTAAAAGTCCGCTCCCGTTTCGACGTCGTAAGCGTAAGGGTTGCTCGCGCTCGACTCGATCGTCTGACGCTGCTCGTTCGTGAACGTCAAGACATACTTCTGTTGGAGGGTCGCGTTCTGCCGGAAGTAAACGTCCGGCCGAAGGCTGCCTCCTCGGTACAGGGTGACGAAGGCCTGCCTCATCACGAAGCAGCTGTCGTTGGCGAGAGCTTCGCGGAACAAGGCGATGTTGTAGTTCATCGTTCTGGAAAGGAGAGACGTTTCACTTTATCGATACTCTTGGGTTAAGTCACTGAATATAAGTTTTCACtgagagttattaaaaaaaaaaaaacttcattacaCATTGATATGTCGATGCAACTTACTTTTTTTTGGTACCTGTATAGCATAAACAGGATGTGCAATGAATGCACTCAATGCATGCAGTATTGCCTGCGCTTCGTATTTCTGCGAGGcaactcaagaagaagaagaagaagaa
This region of Macrobrachium nipponense isolate FS-2020 chromosome 25, ASM1510439v2, whole genome shotgun sequence genomic DNA includes:
- the LOC135199330 gene encoding uncharacterized protein LOC135199330; protein product: MNYNIALFREALANDSCFVMRQAFVTLYRGGSLRPDVYFRQNATLQQKYVLTFTNEQRQTIESSASNPYAYDVETGADFYDLPILWRLVEHACGLPPSDVILTKVLEIKSLGNSVLSRHRDGDDPITRGELCQKLDELLELYVTILERVEFHATRYLSFEKTEIERRILEKKARSQSAPSVDTLHASSLFDSRPAQESWGPPPKTPPSSSSSGAYAVPLNSRTASAKKSVPLIPNIGKAALGVTTSVGKAAFDVTSSVGKAAFDVTTTVGKVAFGVTNTSARIAVRGAGAVADVVTQEVTPSGPNKNEKTDEDCVLM